ACGCAGTTGAGCACATCTAAcgccattttttgttgttgttaattaTAGTCCACGAGAACCAGCCTACCTTAAATAGTAACTCAACACCAACCAGGATGTTCTTGAGAAGAAGAATCGTATTGCTGACACTGGCCCTTATTTTAGCTATTGTTATCATCACCGTGACCATTGTCGGGCTTCTCATCTCATCATATAATGACCGGTACATGCACAGTATAAATATCCAACAAGAGGAGAAATCGGAGATTGTTCCACTTACTCAATTTCTTCAGTCTTTAgactctaaatttttttttaaataaaaattaatgaaaataatttttaaaattctatttttgcaGTCAACAGGCAGAAGCGGAAGCTAGAAAAGATCATGGTACTCACATGGAGATAGAAAAATATGAggagatggaaaagaaaatgagttcTATAGCTTCTGATTTACCCGAGAGTGACGATACGGAAATCGATGAACGTGACTTTTTACCAGTACCACCAGGTGTAGTCGTAATATTTTGATCATGGCATACACGGACGGTCATAgctgaaattattttgattaaacATGATTAGCTACAACAAATACGGACAGCAGCGGCAGTGGATTTGAGCCTTCAAGTACGGAAAAGACTTCGGTGAATGAGAATTCTGTTCCTCTAACAGACGAATATGAATCATCTCAAGAAGTTGGAAGTGGAGATTCGTTTGATCACCATCAAGCCGGTAGTGGAGATAAGTCCGAAGATCGACACTTTGGCATGGGAAGTGGGGATTTTTCTGGAGACCGACGAGACGTCGGCAGCGGGTTTGAACACAATCAACCCGTTTAACTCGTCACAACTTACAAGCAATCTCATTCCGACCTTCCTCTTGCAACTATATAGTACTTTATATAATAAATACAATTTATCCCTGTCACTGCAAATTCTATTGGTAAATTTCTTGTGCACATGTTATGAAAGCTATCCGTAAAATACATACAAAATTCGTGTACCATTTAACCGCGACCAAATTCTTTCCGTTACGTAAACCTATGTTTTaccaaaagttgaaaaaattgatttggtTCTGAAAACACCGACACTGACAACAATTGGTCGATTCGTTGCTGCGTGTATAGTTTAAATAAAACGcgaaaatgtcaaaatgatTTGTAGTTCCACTTTTCACCGCTGGGGTGTTTATGTGGCATAccgtgtcgtctgctttgaaCGCTCTTCTACAAACCATAAACTCAAAAATTTCACCTCACCTTCAGAATTTTACGAATAATTGTGTCGTAGTTCAACATATGTTTGTAAAATTGTGTTTAGGTTATTAAGCTTGAAATTTCTATAATCGAGAGGATGACTGAAAGTGTAGAGCAAAAGCTCAAGCACTTAATGAGGAAGGCTTGGAGGGAACGTTGGACTGATCTCATGTGGGGGATATATGTCAAAGAGGTACTTTAACTGTAATTttgttacaaaaaaatatctttaCCAGTTTTAAATTAAACTTTCTTTACATAAAGGTAATACCAGCAGGAACAACTGGAGATACATATAATCTAGCAGAAAGCATTTTACAGCAGGCTTTGATCGGACCATCTCCAAATTCCAAGTTGTTGTCATATCTACAGCATTCATTACATGTTCAAGTAAAACCACAACTTAAATTCAATTactaaacaatattttttttttgctggtcAATATTTAATTGCATGCATTTGTGTGTTTTAGATTGTTTCCTATAGTGctgtttttgaaaatatctGCCTTCAAGGTAGTATCCAGAAAACCAGATGCCTTTTGGAGTTACTACTTTTGGTGGAGCAATCAATAGTAACTTTTACCATTCAGTTTTAAATTGAGATATGGTTCTAACAGTATTATTTATTAGAAACATATTTCATGTACTGGATCTGGCGATGGGCCTGCTGCTTTAGCTGCTTCTCTATTGTCTTTGGAAACTTGGCTTTGGAGTCTTACATCTGATGGGCTCAAGAAACTATTTGATAATAATAGTGCAACCAATGACTATTCAGTCATTTGCCATTATACTACAGGATTACTGGGGACCTTGTATGAAGAGAACTATTTAATATCTCTTCTATACATTGCACGTTGCTGCACTAATGATCAGTTTTCAGCAACTCACCTTACATCGCTTGTAAATCAAACCGAGTCCAATCTGAAAAACTTAACTACTAATGGGAATCCATCATCAGAAAAACTTGTGGAATCCATAGAAAAAGTCATGAGGTACTTCATTTAAGGTTCTACGTGCATATGAGTGgtcataaaaaacaaattctcaaCAGGCAATGTCgatcatttgaaaatgatcTATTCAAAGAAAATGGTCCCGAAAAGCCCTTTTATGAGAACTCATTGTGCACAGACGTACACACATTAATATCTTGGGAGGCGTTGCTTCGCCCCACGTCAGACGGTCTTGAGTTGACTCGACAGTTGGAAGTTCTACAGAAACTAAGAGGCTATTCACCCACCCAGCTCTATTGCGAAATCCTCAGAGCTTGTTGCCTAGGACTAGCCGAAACTGCTGATTCTCCTGGAGAGCTACGTTGGGCTGTATTCACTTTCCTCAAGGCACCGTCATTACTACTTCGACTTCATCGATCAATTTTTGGTACGattagcaattttttaaaatttcaaactgtTCTATTAAATTATCGTTTATCCAGGATTGGATCCAAATTCTCCTATTGGGGAACCAAGTCCGGAAGTCGCGGGTGCGTTTGAGCGCCTTCTTTGCTATCCTGGACTTTTAGAAACAACCGATGCAAAATGCCATTGTAATGTCGTCGAAGGTTTATTAAATGAAGTGAAAATACGGACATCTCTTTTATCTGAATGGCATGTTACAAGCATCCTCAGCAAAAGAGAAAGTCTATCCCGCGGAGGTCTGAAGTTAGAGACCACTAACACACAAATAGCTACTTTGGTTCTTCGTGCTGAGCCAACGGTGGCCAGTATTCTGAAAACGTTGGATACCGATTACGCTAAAAATCAGGTAATCAAGGCAAATTTAGAGAATTACGTAGAGCAAGTAATAACATCTTCATTTTAGGACACGCTGTTAAAAGTTTTATCTCATTTGCTTTCGGGGCAAAGCTTCGAACTCATACTGAACGCTGCAACTGGGACTGGTAAACTCCGAGCTTTTGCCACAAAACTGGTGCGATTTAACGAAGCGAATCGCCAACCTGCTGGTTCCGATCCAAGTAAAACTGCAAATGCAAGGGCTCTACTCTTTGACATCTCATTTCTAATGCTCTGCCGTATTACGCAAATGTACGGCATTGAGGTAATGAAAATCATCTAATAATTAACACCTGAATGCCTTCTGATGCTGCTTGTTTTAATGATCCATAGGTTATACTGAGTGGTGAACAAGGAGGAGAGACTTTCTTTGAACAGTGGGCTTCAGAATGGCTGAAACCTAATCAGGCGCCTGATTTGTCATTAAGTCGCTGCGATCCCATGTTGACTGATCAGTTATTAAAAGCCTTGACTTCTGGAGAGAGTGACCTTAGATCAGGGTAAAATAATCTcgccattttttcttaaaaaataataagccgATTTCTATTCATAGGAGCGTTCGATGGCACGAAGCTTGTTTCCACGTCCCTGCTGTAATACGGGAAATTTTGGGGGCTTACGAATCACAATTGGTTTCTGATGAAGAAGTTGAAAGGATTCTCGATACTTTACGGACTCAAATGTGCTGTCTGTCTGTTTGTGCTGCCGCTTGGCTTCGATTTTACATCCAAGtaagaaaagatttaaaaaaaaaatcgataagaTTCGAATTAAAATACGGTCCTTTAGGTACAACCAGCAAATCTGAAAAGTAAGCCCACGAGCATGCTCGATCATTTGATGACTTCCCTAAATCTTGATGACTCTAAAGAGCATTATAGAGAAAGGTAAATTACAATAATGCCCTAACAAATGATTTTTCACGTTCTctataaaattcttttttccattcAGGTCAGTATTGATGTTGCAGATCATTCGGCGTCTGGCACAAGACGACAATCCCCTACAAAGCGTCTCTGAGAATCAAGATCAAAGTTTGGATCATCAGTTAACCAAATTATGGAATAAGATTTTAAATCATGGTTGGTCAGACCATAGCACAACAGTGGGTATTGATCAACTATTCAAAATTGGTGGAGCAACATGGTTGGTCACTTCTTTGGTCAAGGTACTTTATCAAAGAACTTTATCCTAGACAAGCCTAGCAGGTATGGGTATGCGATTGAATGTCCTTTCTTTGTGTCTCGCAGGCAGTTATTAAAGAGCAATCTTCTGACAAAAGACAACGGTGCGTCGAAGGAGCGCTGTCAGTTGCACATTTAGATTTAGAAAGCTGTGCCATTTCTTTAGCAACCAGAGTACTCCCATTCCTTCTAACTCACTCCTCAATGCTGGCCAGGTAAAAGAGTTTGGCCTCAGCGTAATGCTAATCCCAGTTAACatcccctttttatttcagtGACGAAGAAACCGGTGGACCAGGCGGTAAAGCGTTAGCCCAGTTGACTGTCCTGCTGTTTACCGCTGCGTTGAATAACCAGTTAGCCCCAGAATCCGACTCAACCAGCCCTTCCAAAAAGTTGGGTTCAAAACGTTCGATCGATTGGGATCTGAATACGCCGGGCTTTCGATATCCCCCTTTGAAAAAGATGGCTCTTCATGAGGAGGAATTTGACTTTATGTTTGTAGCTCCTAATAgcggtaagttttttttaaattagaaatcGCTGAAAGATTATTTGAAACCCTGACATATGTATGATATTTGTTTTCAGCCCATGAAAATAATCCACTCTCCAACGCAATTGGAAATTTAATGCAATTAATGACCCGAGCCGCTGGTGAAGGCAT
The sequence above is drawn from the Daphnia pulicaria isolate SC F1-1A chromosome 1, SC_F0-13Bv2, whole genome shotgun sequence genome and encodes:
- the LOC124332364 gene encoding mediator of RNA polymerase II transcription subunit 24-like; protein product: MTESVEQKLKHLMRKAWRERWTDLMWGIYVKEVIPAGTTGDTYNLAESILQQALIGPSPNSKLLSYLQHSLHVQIVSYSAVFENICLQGSIQKTRCLLELLLLVEQSIKHISCTGSGDGPAALAASLLSLETWLWSLTSDGLKKLFDNNSATNDYSVICHYTTGLLGTLYEENYLISLLYIARCCTNDQFSATHLTSLVNQTESNLKNLTTNGNPSSEKLVESIEKVMRQCRSFENDLFKENGPEKPFYENSLCTDVHTLISWEALLRPTSDGLELTRQLEVLQKLRGYSPTQLYCEILRACCLGLAETADSPGELRWAVFTFLKAPSLLLRLHRSIFGLDPNSPIGEPSPEVAGAFERLLCYPGLLETTDAKCHCNVVEGLLNEVKIRTSLLSEWHVTSILSKRESLSRGGLKLETTNTQIATLVLRAEPTVASILKTLDTDYAKNQDTLLKVLSHLLSGQSFELILNAATGTGKLRAFATKLVRFNEANRQPAGSDPSKTANARALLFDISFLMLCRITQMYGIEVILSGEQGGETFFEQWASEWLKPNQAPDLSLSRCDPMLTDQLLKALTSGESDLRSGSVRWHEACFHVPAVIREILGAYESQLVSDEEVERILDTLRTQMCCLSVCAAAWLRFYIQVQPANLKSKPTSMLDHLMTSLNLDDSKEHYRERSVLMLQIIRRLAQDDNPLQSVSENQDQSLDHQLTKLWNKILNHGWSDHSTTVGIDQLFKIGGATWLVTSLVKAVIKEQSSDKRQRCVEGALSVAHLDLESCAISLATRVLPFLLTHSSMLASDEETGGPGGKALAQLTVLLFTAALNNQLAPESDSTSPSKKLGSKRSIDWDLNTPGFRYPPLKKMALHEEEFDFMFVAPNSAHENNPLSNAIGNLMQLMTRAAGEGIITPQLAFISYFIQTMAEITSIKTKEVMRPLLTLIPPALVFYMLAVWPGLMSISDVAKLLAHPGDEMGVGKIAAQIVCAFKNIN